The Nitrospira sp. genome window below encodes:
- the carA gene encoding glutamine-hydrolyzing carbamoyl-phosphate synthase small subunit, translating into MKKALLALADGTVFEGRALGYEGETVGEVVFNTAMTGYQEVLTDPSYKGQIITMTCPHIGNYGATPEDMESCRLWAEGFVVLEASRLVSNWRSTYTIQEMLVEAKLVAIEGIDTRALTRHVREHGSQQGIITHVDLDHARAVGRAKQAPGIIGRDLVREVTCARSYEWTTGSGEWRPATATEGAVDERRTRWHVVAYDFGIKHNILRRLVDVGCHVTVVPAATSAAEVAALRPDGVFLSNGPGDPEGVPYAVKAVEGLIGRFPIFGICLGHQILCLAFGLKTYKLKFGHHGANHPVMDLRTRKVDITSQNHNFAVQGTGSLTDVPKAPSVVETRYGKLALTHLSLNDYSIEGMVCMDHPVFSVQYHPEAAPGPHDASYLFEEFIRLMEKQHA; encoded by the coding sequence GTGAAAAAGGCGTTGTTAGCACTGGCGGATGGGACGGTATTTGAAGGCCGTGCCCTAGGCTACGAAGGGGAAACAGTCGGCGAAGTGGTCTTCAATACGGCGATGACCGGCTATCAGGAGGTTTTGACTGATCCGTCATACAAGGGGCAGATCATCACGATGACGTGTCCCCATATCGGCAATTACGGTGCGACGCCGGAAGATATGGAATCGTGCAGGTTGTGGGCTGAGGGGTTCGTGGTGTTGGAGGCCAGTCGCCTCGTCAGCAACTGGCGAAGCACGTACACGATTCAGGAGATGCTAGTGGAGGCCAAGCTCGTGGCGATCGAAGGAATCGACACGAGAGCCTTGACGAGACATGTGCGTGAGCATGGGTCGCAACAGGGCATCATTACACATGTCGATTTGGATCACGCGAGAGCTGTTGGTCGAGCCAAGCAGGCGCCCGGCATTATCGGTCGAGACTTGGTGAGGGAGGTGACCTGCGCTCGTTCCTATGAATGGACGACAGGCTCAGGCGAGTGGCGTCCAGCAACGGCAACCGAGGGCGCGGTTGATGAAAGGCGTACTCGTTGGCACGTGGTGGCCTATGATTTTGGGATCAAACACAATATATTGAGACGATTGGTGGATGTCGGTTGCCACGTGACGGTTGTGCCTGCTGCGACGTCTGCCGCAGAGGTCGCGGCGCTACGGCCGGACGGAGTGTTTCTTTCCAACGGCCCCGGTGATCCGGAAGGCGTGCCCTATGCCGTGAAGGCAGTAGAGGGCCTGATCGGGCGTTTCCCCATATTCGGCATTTGTCTCGGTCATCAGATTCTCTGCTTAGCCTTCGGTCTCAAGACCTACAAGTTGAAATTCGGCCATCATGGCGCCAACCATCCCGTGATGGATCTCCGAACGAGAAAAGTGGACATCACATCGCAGAATCATAATTTCGCCGTGCAGGGGACGGGGTCCCTTACGGACGTGCCGAAGGCTCCTTCGGTGGTTGAGACGCGCTATGGGAAGCTCGCGCTCACGCATCTCAGCTTGAATGATTATTCGATCGAGGGCATGGTGTGTATGGACCATCCGGTCTTTTCGGTGCAGTACCATCCGGAGGCAGCACCGGGGCCTCACGACGCCTCCTACTTATTCGAAGAATTCATCCGACTTATGGAGAAACAACATGCGTAA
- a CDS encoding dihydroorotase: MSILIKDGYVIDPGRFIGTADVLIEDGKISAVGPNLSAPGGGRVISAHGKLVMPGFVDVHVHFREPGFEYKETIQSGSAAAVAGGFATVCCMPNTSPINDNQAVTEFILERSRLAGLANVLPIGAITKGSEGKELAEIGDLRRSGCVAISDDGKPVMNSLVMRRAMEYALAFDLTVVDHCEDLHLAEGGCMNEGLISTELGLPGIPAAAEDVMVARNLSLSELTGARLHLAHISTAGSVRMVREAKSRGILVTAEACPHHFTLTEELVRGYNTHAKMNPPLRTWDDVHAIKEGLRDGTIDVIATDHAPHATQEKQQDFTEAPFGIVGLETALPLTLGLVEEGVLSLEQAVHKLTSAPAAAFGLTKGTLAVGADADVVVVDQHEQWEVDPAKFRSKSRNTPFAGWKVKGRVNVTIVGGRVVFETAVTEQ; the protein is encoded by the coding sequence GCGTGATCTCCGCACATGGGAAGCTGGTGATGCCAGGGTTTGTTGATGTGCATGTCCACTTTCGTGAACCAGGATTTGAGTATAAAGAAACAATTCAGAGTGGCAGCGCCGCAGCGGTCGCTGGAGGCTTTGCGACGGTCTGTTGCATGCCGAACACGAGTCCGATCAATGACAATCAAGCGGTCACCGAGTTCATCCTCGAGCGGTCTCGATTGGCTGGTCTGGCGAACGTGTTGCCGATCGGCGCCATTACCAAAGGATCGGAAGGTAAGGAGTTGGCGGAGATTGGTGACTTGCGACGGTCCGGTTGTGTGGCGATTTCAGACGACGGGAAACCGGTGATGAACAGTTTGGTCATGCGGCGGGCGATGGAGTATGCGTTGGCGTTTGACCTCACGGTCGTCGATCATTGCGAGGATCTGCATCTGGCCGAAGGCGGCTGCATGAATGAAGGATTGATTTCGACCGAGCTGGGGTTGCCCGGCATTCCGGCCGCTGCCGAGGATGTCATGGTTGCGCGCAATCTGTCGCTCTCGGAGCTCACCGGAGCCCGGCTCCATCTGGCCCATATCAGTACGGCAGGGTCGGTTCGGATGGTCCGTGAGGCGAAAAGCCGAGGGATTCTTGTCACGGCCGAAGCTTGTCCGCATCACTTCACGCTCACGGAAGAGTTGGTGCGTGGATACAATACGCACGCCAAGATGAACCCTCCGTTGCGCACGTGGGACGATGTTCACGCGATCAAGGAAGGATTGCGAGACGGGACGATCGATGTGATCGCCACCGACCACGCGCCTCATGCGACGCAGGAGAAGCAACAAGACTTTACTGAAGCTCCGTTTGGAATCGTGGGCCTCGAAACGGCGCTCCCGTTGACATTGGGATTGGTGGAAGAAGGCGTGCTGTCACTGGAGCAAGCCGTGCACAAACTGACGTCTGCACCGGCAGCGGCGTTTGGACTCACCAAAGGGACCCTGGCCGTCGGTGCAGATGCCGATGTGGTGGTCGTGGATCAACATGAACAATGGGAAGTGGATCCGGCGAAGTTTCGGTCCAAGAGCCGGAATACTCCGTTTGCCGGTTGGAAGGTCAAAGGACGCGTGAACGTCACCATCGTCGGCGGCCGGGTCGTGTTTGAGACCGCTGTCACGGAGCAGTAG
- the sppA gene encoding signal peptide peptidase SppA, with translation MRNCLVMAVIGLFVSGCTFNFPLFPGPGPLQEAQVDGKGKAKVLLIEISGVISSQEKEGFRPAPSMIASIKEQLSRAAKDEHVKAIVLRINTPGGTVTASDIIHHELKTFKATRKIPIIASIMDIGTSGGYYIAAAADTVLAHPSSVTGSIGVIMLTVNATGLLEKIGVEATAVTSGPRKDMGSPFRTMTAEERAIFQGLIDSFYHRFLTIVQEGRSNLQMEQIKRLADGRIYTGEQAKAAGLVDEIGYLEDAVELAKQKAGITEARVVTYQRPGEYSNNVYSRLLAPGALAGLAELDLSSFVRGGTPQFMYLWVP, from the coding sequence ATGCGTAATTGTCTCGTCATGGCTGTGATCGGACTCTTCGTGTCTGGCTGCACCTTCAACTTTCCGCTCTTTCCAGGCCCAGGACCGCTGCAAGAGGCGCAGGTCGATGGGAAGGGAAAAGCCAAGGTGTTGCTGATCGAGATCTCCGGAGTCATCAGCTCTCAGGAGAAAGAGGGATTCCGTCCGGCGCCCAGTATGATTGCCAGCATAAAGGAGCAGCTGTCTCGGGCCGCAAAGGATGAGCACGTCAAGGCCATCGTCCTCCGTATCAATACACCTGGTGGAACGGTCACGGCCTCGGACATTATTCATCATGAACTCAAGACCTTCAAGGCGACGCGGAAGATCCCTATCATCGCCTCCATCATGGATATCGGGACATCAGGGGGATACTATATTGCCGCGGCTGCCGACACCGTCCTGGCCCATCCCTCATCCGTTACCGGCAGCATCGGCGTCATCATGCTTACGGTGAATGCCACAGGGTTATTGGAAAAGATCGGAGTGGAGGCGACCGCGGTGACCTCAGGACCCCGCAAGGATATGGGCTCACCGTTTCGAACCATGACAGCGGAGGAACGAGCCATCTTCCAAGGACTCATCGATTCGTTCTATCACCGGTTCTTGACCATCGTGCAGGAAGGCCGGTCCAACCTGCAGATGGAGCAGATCAAACGATTGGCCGACGGGCGAATCTACACAGGCGAACAGGCCAAAGCAGCAGGATTGGTCGATGAGATCGGGTATCTTGAGGACGCGGTTGAATTGGCTAAGCAGAAGGCGGGGATCACCGAAGCCCGTGTTGTGACCTACCAGCGCCCCGGAGAATATTCCAACAATGTCTATTCCAGGCTCCTGGCCCCTGGTGCCCTGGCAGGCTTGGCGGAGCTTGATCTGAGTTCGTTTGTGAGAGGGGGGACGCCACAGTTCATGTATCTGTGGGTGCCGTAG